The Arachis duranensis cultivar V14167 chromosome 2, aradu.V14167.gnm2.J7QH, whole genome shotgun sequence genome has a window encoding:
- the LOC107475026 gene encoding serine/threonine-protein kinase ATG1c isoform X1, with translation MAMAQGTGIGRSSSMNSSSSSRVIGEYIVGREIGSGSFSRVWHGRHKVHGTEVAIKEIATHRLNNKLHDSLMSEIFILKRIKHPNIIRLHDIIQAPGKIHLVLEYCKGGDLYFYIQRHGRVQEATAKHFMQQLADGLQVLRDNNVIHRDLKPQNLLLSRNDEKSVLKIADFGFARSLQPRGLAETLCGSPLYMAPEIMQLQKYDAKADLWSVGAILFQLVIGRTPFTGNNQIQLLQNIMKSTELVFPSDCQSLSSDCKDLCQKLLRRNPVERLTFEEFFNHPFLSKKQPERIELLRNRSSSRLVGGFSSAESDPLRKTEENYQEDCLPFFLDDDSSGPEGSPSLSKKSSIKSTIGFDLSTKLDKPEPASPVANNINYTSRYSSVTQRPESTTKRLDNPKVSGRNLTGPLEPLEQRFTDSHSKVTDSLENIDQDYVLVSGPPIDVSSSSASASKPSHSPFKSSSLPQESSKTITRLSAPMPIVGVSTSSTCQIGSSESQDSAPGTSHGSMDTGDEQPSGHCMTRIKSLQQCASAITELVNEKMEAGKPLEAFSVQLVILAIWKQALHICHTRAASAMEGSPNQETLRYRRSASKKHGSSDSEECFDGNTQGSKDMLAQIESEFLKEFEHAEELAKAIEPGSTEMPDAMETIFQSALAFGKHGGVEELMGDMESAAALYSKAVRLLLFLLVEAPSLILNPPFSPTNSDRYRLRNYIDILNNRQGYSRSQRMTLLKCDDSQGIFKEKF, from the exons ATGGCGATGGCTCAGGGAACGGGAATAGGGCGTAGCAGCAGCATGAACAGCAGCAGTAGCAGCAGGGTAATAGGGGAGTACATAGTGGGAAGAGAAATTGGTTCGGGTTCGTTCTCGCGTGTGTGGCATGGAAGGCACAAGGTTCATGGCACTGAGGTCGCCATCAAAGAGATCGCAACCCATCGTCTCAATAACAAGCTCCATGATAGCCTCATGTCCGAGATTTTCATCCTCAAGCGAATTAAGCACCCTAACATCATTCGTTTGCACGATATCATTCAG GCTCCTGGTAAGATACATCTTGTGTTAGAGTATTGTAAAGGGGGAGATCTATATTTTTACATTCAACGCCATGGAAGGGTACAGGAGGCAACCGCAAAGCATTTTATGCAGCAGCTGG CTGATGGCCTTCAAGTTCTCCGGGACAATAATGTAATTCATCGAGATCTAAAACCACAG AACCTCCTTCTGTCAAGAAATGATGAAAAGTCAGTGCTGAAGATTGCTGACTTTGGATTTGCAAG ATCTCTGCAACCTAGGGGCCTTGCTGAAACCCTGTGTGGTTCACCACTCTACATGGCTCCAGAAATCATGCAACTACAGAAGTATGATGCCAAG GCAGATCTATGGAGTGTTGGTGCAATCTTATTTCAGCTTGTAATAGGAAGAACACCTTTTACCGGAAACAATCAAATACAG TTGCTACAGAacattatgaaatcaacagaaTTGGTATTCCCATCTGATTGCCAAAGTCTCAGTTCTGACTGCAAAGATTTGTGTCAGAAATTGCTACGCCGAAATCCAG TGGAACGTCTTACTTTTGAAGAATTCTTTAACCATCCATTCCTTTCTAAGAAGCAACCAGAACGGATTGAACTGTTGAG GAATAGAAGTTCGTCAAGGCTGGTAGGTGGATTTAGTTCAGCAGAATCTGACCCTTTAAGAAAGACTGAGGAAAATTATCAAGAGGATTGCTTACCATTCTTTCTAGATGATGATTCTAGTGGTCCTGAGGGGAGTCCTTCCCTTTCAAAGAAGTCTTCAATCAAGTCTACCATTGGATTTGATCTAAGTACAAAACTAGATAAACCAGAGCCAGCATCTCCTGTTGCTAACAACATAAATTATACCTCCAGATACAGTAGTGTAACACAGAGACCTGAAAGCACGACTAAAAGATTGGACAACCCTAAAGTATCAGGAAGAAATCTCACTGGTCCTTTAGAACCTCTAGAACAAAGATTTACCGATTCTCATTCAAAAG TTACAGATTCCCTAGAGAATATTGATCAAGATTATGTTCTTGTGTCTGGACCCCCTATTGATGTGTCCTCATCTTCAGCGAGTGCTTCAAAGCCAAGCCATTCCCCATTTAAGTCAAGCAGTCTTCCTCAAGAGTCTTCAAAAACAATCACTAGATTAAGTGCTCCAATGCCAATTGTTGGAGTTTCTACCAGTAGCACATGCCAGATTGGAAGCTCAGAAAGTCAGGACTCTGCTCCTGGGACATCACATGGATCAATGGATACAGGTGATGAACAGCCGTCAGGTCATTGCATGACAAGGATTAAATCATTGCAACAGTGTGCATCTGCCATCACAGAATTAGTTAATGAAAAG ATGGAGGCAGGAAAGCCGCTAGAAGCATTTTCTGTTCAGCTTGTAATTCTTGCCATTTGGAAGCAAGCACTGCATATATGCCATACACGAGCTGCCTCAGCTATGGAAGGTAGTCCAAATCAAGAAACTTTAAGATACAGGAGGAGTGCCAGCAAGAAGCATGGTAGTTCTGATTCAGAAGAATGCTTTGACGGAAACACCCAAGGGTCTAAGGATATGCTAGCTCAAATTGAAAGTGAGTTTCTGAAGGAATTTGAGCATGCTGAAGAACTTGCCAAAGccattgaacctg GAAGCACAGAGATGCCAGATGCAATGGAGACAATTTTTCAATCTGCCCTTGCTTTTGGGAAACATGGGGGT GTGGAAGAGCTCATGGGAGACATGGAAAGTGCAGCTGCATTGTATTCGAAGGCAGTCCGTCTCTTACTCTTCCTACTAGTTGAAGCACCATCCTTGATTCTTAATCCTCCATTCTCTCCGACCAACTCGGACCGTTACAGGCTACGGAATTACATCGATATTCTCAATAACAGGCAAGGCTATTCGAGATCGCAGCGGATGACACTTCTGAAATGTGATGACAGTCAAGGCATCTTCAAAGAAAAGTTTTAG
- the LOC107475026 gene encoding serine/threonine-protein kinase ATG1c isoform X2 has product MAMAQGTGIGRSSSMNSSSSSRVIGEYIVGREIGSGSFSRVWHGRHKVHGTEVAIKEIATHRLNNKLHDSLMSEIFILKRIKHPNIIRLHDIIQAPGKIHLVLEYCKGGDLYFYIQRHGRVQEATAKHFMQQLADGLQVLRDNNVIHRDLKPQNLLLSRNDEKSVLKIADFGFARSLQPRGLAETLCGSPLYMAPEIMQLQKYDAKADLWSVGAILFQLVIGRTPFTGNNQIQLLQNIMKSTELVFPSDCQSLSSDCKDLCQKLLRRNPVERLTFEEFFNHPFLSKKQPERIELLRSSSRLVGGFSSAESDPLRKTEENYQEDCLPFFLDDDSSGPEGSPSLSKKSSIKSTIGFDLSTKLDKPEPASPVANNINYTSRYSSVTQRPESTTKRLDNPKVSGRNLTGPLEPLEQRFTDSHSKVTDSLENIDQDYVLVSGPPIDVSSSSASASKPSHSPFKSSSLPQESSKTITRLSAPMPIVGVSTSSTCQIGSSESQDSAPGTSHGSMDTGDEQPSGHCMTRIKSLQQCASAITELVNEKMEAGKPLEAFSVQLVILAIWKQALHICHTRAASAMEGSPNQETLRYRRSASKKHGSSDSEECFDGNTQGSKDMLAQIESEFLKEFEHAEELAKAIEPGSTEMPDAMETIFQSALAFGKHGGVEELMGDMESAAALYSKAVRLLLFLLVEAPSLILNPPFSPTNSDRYRLRNYIDILNNRQGYSRSQRMTLLKCDDSQGIFKEKF; this is encoded by the exons ATGGCGATGGCTCAGGGAACGGGAATAGGGCGTAGCAGCAGCATGAACAGCAGCAGTAGCAGCAGGGTAATAGGGGAGTACATAGTGGGAAGAGAAATTGGTTCGGGTTCGTTCTCGCGTGTGTGGCATGGAAGGCACAAGGTTCATGGCACTGAGGTCGCCATCAAAGAGATCGCAACCCATCGTCTCAATAACAAGCTCCATGATAGCCTCATGTCCGAGATTTTCATCCTCAAGCGAATTAAGCACCCTAACATCATTCGTTTGCACGATATCATTCAG GCTCCTGGTAAGATACATCTTGTGTTAGAGTATTGTAAAGGGGGAGATCTATATTTTTACATTCAACGCCATGGAAGGGTACAGGAGGCAACCGCAAAGCATTTTATGCAGCAGCTGG CTGATGGCCTTCAAGTTCTCCGGGACAATAATGTAATTCATCGAGATCTAAAACCACAG AACCTCCTTCTGTCAAGAAATGATGAAAAGTCAGTGCTGAAGATTGCTGACTTTGGATTTGCAAG ATCTCTGCAACCTAGGGGCCTTGCTGAAACCCTGTGTGGTTCACCACTCTACATGGCTCCAGAAATCATGCAACTACAGAAGTATGATGCCAAG GCAGATCTATGGAGTGTTGGTGCAATCTTATTTCAGCTTGTAATAGGAAGAACACCTTTTACCGGAAACAATCAAATACAG TTGCTACAGAacattatgaaatcaacagaaTTGGTATTCCCATCTGATTGCCAAAGTCTCAGTTCTGACTGCAAAGATTTGTGTCAGAAATTGCTACGCCGAAATCCAG TGGAACGTCTTACTTTTGAAGAATTCTTTAACCATCCATTCCTTTCTAAGAAGCAACCAGAACGGATTGAACTGTTGAG AAGTTCGTCAAGGCTGGTAGGTGGATTTAGTTCAGCAGAATCTGACCCTTTAAGAAAGACTGAGGAAAATTATCAAGAGGATTGCTTACCATTCTTTCTAGATGATGATTCTAGTGGTCCTGAGGGGAGTCCTTCCCTTTCAAAGAAGTCTTCAATCAAGTCTACCATTGGATTTGATCTAAGTACAAAACTAGATAAACCAGAGCCAGCATCTCCTGTTGCTAACAACATAAATTATACCTCCAGATACAGTAGTGTAACACAGAGACCTGAAAGCACGACTAAAAGATTGGACAACCCTAAAGTATCAGGAAGAAATCTCACTGGTCCTTTAGAACCTCTAGAACAAAGATTTACCGATTCTCATTCAAAAG TTACAGATTCCCTAGAGAATATTGATCAAGATTATGTTCTTGTGTCTGGACCCCCTATTGATGTGTCCTCATCTTCAGCGAGTGCTTCAAAGCCAAGCCATTCCCCATTTAAGTCAAGCAGTCTTCCTCAAGAGTCTTCAAAAACAATCACTAGATTAAGTGCTCCAATGCCAATTGTTGGAGTTTCTACCAGTAGCACATGCCAGATTGGAAGCTCAGAAAGTCAGGACTCTGCTCCTGGGACATCACATGGATCAATGGATACAGGTGATGAACAGCCGTCAGGTCATTGCATGACAAGGATTAAATCATTGCAACAGTGTGCATCTGCCATCACAGAATTAGTTAATGAAAAG ATGGAGGCAGGAAAGCCGCTAGAAGCATTTTCTGTTCAGCTTGTAATTCTTGCCATTTGGAAGCAAGCACTGCATATATGCCATACACGAGCTGCCTCAGCTATGGAAGGTAGTCCAAATCAAGAAACTTTAAGATACAGGAGGAGTGCCAGCAAGAAGCATGGTAGTTCTGATTCAGAAGAATGCTTTGACGGAAACACCCAAGGGTCTAAGGATATGCTAGCTCAAATTGAAAGTGAGTTTCTGAAGGAATTTGAGCATGCTGAAGAACTTGCCAAAGccattgaacctg GAAGCACAGAGATGCCAGATGCAATGGAGACAATTTTTCAATCTGCCCTTGCTTTTGGGAAACATGGGGGT GTGGAAGAGCTCATGGGAGACATGGAAAGTGCAGCTGCATTGTATTCGAAGGCAGTCCGTCTCTTACTCTTCCTACTAGTTGAAGCACCATCCTTGATTCTTAATCCTCCATTCTCTCCGACCAACTCGGACCGTTACAGGCTACGGAATTACATCGATATTCTCAATAACAGGCAAGGCTATTCGAGATCGCAGCGGATGACACTTCTGAAATGTGATGACAGTCAAGGCATCTTCAAAGAAAAGTTTTAG
- the LOC107475026 gene encoding serine/threonine-protein kinase ATG1c isoform X3: MAPEIMQLQKYDAKADLWSVGAILFQLVIGRTPFTGNNQIQLLQNIMKSTELVFPSDCQSLSSDCKDLCQKLLRRNPVERLTFEEFFNHPFLSKKQPERIELLRNRSSSRLVGGFSSAESDPLRKTEENYQEDCLPFFLDDDSSGPEGSPSLSKKSSIKSTIGFDLSTKLDKPEPASPVANNINYTSRYSSVTQRPESTTKRLDNPKVSGRNLTGPLEPLEQRFTDSHSKVTDSLENIDQDYVLVSGPPIDVSSSSASASKPSHSPFKSSSLPQESSKTITRLSAPMPIVGVSTSSTCQIGSSESQDSAPGTSHGSMDTGDEQPSGHCMTRIKSLQQCASAITELVNEKMEAGKPLEAFSVQLVILAIWKQALHICHTRAASAMEGSPNQETLRYRRSASKKHGSSDSEECFDGNTQGSKDMLAQIESEFLKEFEHAEELAKAIEPGSTEMPDAMETIFQSALAFGKHGGVEELMGDMESAAALYSKAVRLLLFLLVEAPSLILNPPFSPTNSDRYRLRNYIDILNNRQGYSRSQRMTLLKCDDSQGIFKEKF, from the exons ATGGCTCCAGAAATCATGCAACTACAGAAGTATGATGCCAAG GCAGATCTATGGAGTGTTGGTGCAATCTTATTTCAGCTTGTAATAGGAAGAACACCTTTTACCGGAAACAATCAAATACAG TTGCTACAGAacattatgaaatcaacagaaTTGGTATTCCCATCTGATTGCCAAAGTCTCAGTTCTGACTGCAAAGATTTGTGTCAGAAATTGCTACGCCGAAATCCAG TGGAACGTCTTACTTTTGAAGAATTCTTTAACCATCCATTCCTTTCTAAGAAGCAACCAGAACGGATTGAACTGTTGAG GAATAGAAGTTCGTCAAGGCTGGTAGGTGGATTTAGTTCAGCAGAATCTGACCCTTTAAGAAAGACTGAGGAAAATTATCAAGAGGATTGCTTACCATTCTTTCTAGATGATGATTCTAGTGGTCCTGAGGGGAGTCCTTCCCTTTCAAAGAAGTCTTCAATCAAGTCTACCATTGGATTTGATCTAAGTACAAAACTAGATAAACCAGAGCCAGCATCTCCTGTTGCTAACAACATAAATTATACCTCCAGATACAGTAGTGTAACACAGAGACCTGAAAGCACGACTAAAAGATTGGACAACCCTAAAGTATCAGGAAGAAATCTCACTGGTCCTTTAGAACCTCTAGAACAAAGATTTACCGATTCTCATTCAAAAG TTACAGATTCCCTAGAGAATATTGATCAAGATTATGTTCTTGTGTCTGGACCCCCTATTGATGTGTCCTCATCTTCAGCGAGTGCTTCAAAGCCAAGCCATTCCCCATTTAAGTCAAGCAGTCTTCCTCAAGAGTCTTCAAAAACAATCACTAGATTAAGTGCTCCAATGCCAATTGTTGGAGTTTCTACCAGTAGCACATGCCAGATTGGAAGCTCAGAAAGTCAGGACTCTGCTCCTGGGACATCACATGGATCAATGGATACAGGTGATGAACAGCCGTCAGGTCATTGCATGACAAGGATTAAATCATTGCAACAGTGTGCATCTGCCATCACAGAATTAGTTAATGAAAAG ATGGAGGCAGGAAAGCCGCTAGAAGCATTTTCTGTTCAGCTTGTAATTCTTGCCATTTGGAAGCAAGCACTGCATATATGCCATACACGAGCTGCCTCAGCTATGGAAGGTAGTCCAAATCAAGAAACTTTAAGATACAGGAGGAGTGCCAGCAAGAAGCATGGTAGTTCTGATTCAGAAGAATGCTTTGACGGAAACACCCAAGGGTCTAAGGATATGCTAGCTCAAATTGAAAGTGAGTTTCTGAAGGAATTTGAGCATGCTGAAGAACTTGCCAAAGccattgaacctg GAAGCACAGAGATGCCAGATGCAATGGAGACAATTTTTCAATCTGCCCTTGCTTTTGGGAAACATGGGGGT GTGGAAGAGCTCATGGGAGACATGGAAAGTGCAGCTGCATTGTATTCGAAGGCAGTCCGTCTCTTACTCTTCCTACTAGTTGAAGCACCATCCTTGATTCTTAATCCTCCATTCTCTCCGACCAACTCGGACCGTTACAGGCTACGGAATTACATCGATATTCTCAATAACAGGCAAGGCTATTCGAGATCGCAGCGGATGACACTTCTGAAATGTGATGACAGTCAAGGCATCTTCAAAGAAAAGTTTTAG
- the LOC107475025 gene encoding uncharacterized protein LOC107475025 — MMEARVGIVVEGGQKALNAAHGTVVDGGGAAKFLPHNNRRNQQQQQNQQQRQKSQIGSVHQLLAGGIAGAFSKTCTAPLARLTILFQIQGMHSDMATLSKPSIWFEASRIVNEEGFRAFWKGNMVTIVHRLPYSAVNFYAYEHYKNLLQSLIGENHSGNASKNLFVHFVGGGLAGITAASATYPLDLVRTRLAAQRSAVYYRGISHAFSTICREEGFFGLYKGLGATLLGVGPNIAISFSVYEALRSFWKSQRPDDSTVMVSLACGSLSGIASSTATFPLDLVRRRMQLEGAGGRARVYNSGLFGTFRRIVQNEGLRGLYRGILPEYYKVVPGVGIVFMTYETLKMLLGDI; from the exons ATGATGGAGGCTCGAGTTGGTATTGTAGTAGAAGGTGGGCAGAAAGCCCTTAACGCCGCCCACGGCACCGTAGTCGATGGCGGCGGGGCAGCTAAGTTTCTGCCGCATAATAATCGCCGGaaccagcagcagcagcagaatCAACAACAGCGGCAGAAGTCGCAGATAGGAAGCGTTCATCAGCTTCTTGCTGGCGGCATCGCCGGTGCTTTCAGCAAAACCTGCACTGCACCCCTTGCTCGCCTCACTATCCTTTTTCag ATACAAGGTATGCATTCTGATATGGCAACATTGAGCAAGCCTAGCATATGGTTTGAAGCTTCCCGTATTGTCAATGAAGAAGGATTTAGAGCATTTTGGAAAGGCAATATGGTTACCATTGTTCATCGTCTCCCATATTCTGCTGTCaacttctatgcctatgaacaCTACAAGAAT CTATTACAGTCACTGATTGGTGAGAATCATAGCGGAAATGCTAGTAAAAACCTATTTGTGCACTTTGTGGGTGGTGGTTTAGCAGGTATAACAGCTGCTTCTGCCACATATCCTTTGGATCTTGTGAGAACGCGACTTGCAGCACAG AGAAGTGCTGTATACTATAGGGGCATCTCACATGCTTTCAGTACCATTTGTAGGGAAGAAGGTTTCTTTGGTCTGTACAAGGGCCTTGGAGCAACATTGCTG GGTGTTGGGCCCAATATTGCTATTAGTTTTTCTGTTTATGAGGCCTTACGTTCTTTTTGGAAGTCCCAAAg GCCCGATGATTCTACTGTCATGGTCAGTCTTGCTTGTGGAAGTCTTTCGGGAATTGCATCATCGACAG CAACATTTCCTTTAGATCTCGTAAGACGGAGGATGCAATTAGAGGGTGCTGGTGGTCGAGCTCGTGTTTATAACAGTGGTTTGTTTGGGACATTTAGGCGCATAGTTCAAAATGAAGGGTTGCGAGGTCTGTACAGAGGGATTTTGCCCGAGTATTACAAGGTTGTTCCTGGTGTGGGCATTGTCTTTATGACTTATGAGACACTGAAGATGCTTCTAGGAGATATTTGA